In Desulfomonile tiedjei DSM 6799, a genomic segment contains:
- a CDS encoding acyl-CoA dehydrogenase: MSYKYAYNTRDIQFILKEWLPLDEVLSYDHFGGNYSREDVDLILEQVRKVAEEVVAPTAQDGESIGARWEAGKVYIPPSFAAAHRFLQDQGWGASNFDVEREGTLPFTILGLVWEILSAANPAIMAYVANAGPVARVIQLYASEELKQKFLPNLLTGVWGGAMGMTEPTAGSDVGDLLSKAFPTEIPGLYKIKGQKVFITAGDRDDVENVIHLYLARVQGAAPGTKGLSLFILPKYWVNDDGTLEDNDVQCIGIEHKMGLKGSATTQLIMGDNDNCRAWLIGNPPDEKGVGQGIMQMFNMMNEARLDTGRLSVAVAANAYWNAKDYGRDRIQGRLLTNPKAGRVSINKHEDVKRMYMLSKATTEACRALLSRCYFFEDAREFAPDKERREWAQNKLDMLTPLCKAYPSDEVWGLVAESLQSYGGYGYCEEYPAANAARDCKIWSIWEGTNFIQSMDLIGRKWTQGKGVIFEGILKEVEEFIAANKDKGGEREKEFEILEKALAAYRSIQATIAGYARSDKLGLMAVYARRILTTTAQLYCGYLLMDQALIASSRMKELSPDNHDYNFYLGKVLSARYYLNNVVPNVWHVAELIEIGDTSVLDAPDAVFDF, translated from the coding sequence ATGTCCTACAAATATGCATATAATACCAGAGACATCCAGTTCATCTTAAAGGAATGGCTGCCTCTCGATGAAGTGCTGAGCTACGACCACTTTGGAGGCAATTACAGCAGGGAGGATGTGGATCTCATCTTGGAGCAGGTGAGAAAAGTCGCTGAAGAAGTGGTGGCGCCAACGGCCCAGGATGGGGAATCGATCGGGGCACGCTGGGAGGCCGGAAAAGTCTACATTCCCCCTTCATTCGCCGCGGCCCATCGCTTTTTGCAGGACCAGGGCTGGGGAGCCAGCAATTTTGATGTTGAGAGAGAAGGAACCCTTCCCTTCACCATTCTCGGATTGGTGTGGGAAATCCTATCTGCGGCCAACCCGGCCATCATGGCCTATGTGGCGAACGCAGGGCCGGTGGCTCGCGTTATTCAACTTTACGCAAGTGAAGAGCTGAAGCAAAAGTTCTTACCCAACTTACTGACTGGGGTCTGGGGAGGAGCCATGGGCATGACGGAACCCACTGCCGGATCTGACGTGGGAGACTTGCTTTCCAAGGCCTTTCCCACCGAGATCCCTGGGCTCTACAAGATCAAGGGGCAAAAGGTGTTCATCACGGCAGGAGATCGGGACGACGTGGAGAACGTCATACATCTTTATCTTGCGCGTGTTCAGGGCGCTGCGCCCGGCACTAAAGGCCTCTCTCTCTTTATTTTGCCGAAGTACTGGGTCAATGACGATGGCACCCTGGAAGACAACGACGTGCAGTGCATAGGAATAGAACACAAAATGGGCCTTAAGGGCAGCGCCACAACCCAGCTTATAATGGGTGACAACGACAATTGCCGCGCGTGGCTTATCGGGAATCCGCCTGATGAAAAGGGGGTCGGGCAGGGAATTATGCAAATGTTTAATATGATGAACGAGGCACGGTTAGACACAGGGCGTCTATCTGTGGCCGTAGCCGCCAACGCTTACTGGAATGCCAAAGATTACGGAAGAGACAGGATTCAGGGCCGACTCCTGACCAACCCCAAAGCAGGTCGAGTATCGATAAACAAGCACGAAGACGTCAAACGCATGTACATGCTCAGTAAGGCCACCACTGAAGCATGCCGCGCTTTACTCTCAAGGTGCTACTTTTTCGAGGATGCCAGAGAATTTGCTCCAGACAAGGAACGCAGAGAGTGGGCACAAAATAAGCTGGACATGCTAACCCCCTTGTGCAAGGCCTATCCCAGCGATGAAGTCTGGGGTTTAGTAGCTGAGTCTCTGCAATCTTACGGTGGATACGGGTATTGCGAAGAGTATCCCGCGGCGAACGCTGCACGGGACTGCAAAATCTGGTCTATATGGGAAGGGACAAACTTTATCCAATCCATGGACCTGATCGGGCGCAAATGGACGCAGGGGAAAGGCGTCATATTCGAAGGTATTCTAAAAGAAGTGGAAGAATTTATCGCTGCCAACAAAGACAAAGGGGGCGAACGGGAAAAGGAATTCGAGATCCTGGAAAAAGCGCTAGCAGCCTACCGGAGCATTCAGGCGACGATCGCCGGGTACGCGCGTTCGGATAAACTGGGACTCATGGCGGTTTACGCACGCCGCATTCTTACGACCACGGCCCAGTTATATTGTGGGTACCTCCTCATGGATCAAGCGCTTATCGCATCATCGCGGATGAAGGAACTGAGCCCGGATAACCACGATTATAATTTCTACTTGGGCAAAGTCCTGTCTGCTCGCTATTACCTGAACAATGTTGTTCCAAATGTATGGCACGTGGCGGAACTCATTGAAATTGGGGATACATCAGTGCTCGATGCTCCCGATGCCGTATTCGATTTTTGA
- a CDS encoding AMP-binding protein yields MDKDRIDTLAKSDGEFAAHRLEMWAELIPEKTFFFYGEEDEHISFKEFNELTNSIAHNLISMGLGKGDRVLVFLKNPVATTLAMFGIWKAGAVFIPVNTSYMGPLLAYQINDTNPKMIITEKNLVPLVNDIQHQVGNFPVAVYAPKESHHDYNPQVSGIGLHDKFSEMSFDALLTGQTSNLKTDLTFQDTANIVYTSGTTGPAKGVVQSHRYVNLYTAFWRNFTNQKDVIYSDLPLYHIGGAFQNVVRAAWVGCTVAVWDKFSPSDFWNRIRVSGSTTAILLDVMIPWLVKAKETPDDRRNTLNKVYMQPMPINHHEIARRFGFDFVITGYGQTEAGNGFAGIFEELREGEGTPPELYKGYSHKEMRELSEKIEAAIVPGEIELKKGFMGRPPFFLQATVLNDDDQECLPGQAGQICFRSHLPNTIFDEYFGKPQATAEVFSNQWFHSGDAGFKDEEGFFYFLDRQSGCIRRRGENISSYHIEDIINGHPSVNCCAAFPIPAAEGAEDDIVVFVVVQPGEELDEGQLRQWIEGKMPKFMQPQHIRFVSDLPRTPTNKLKKYELKEIILKQLQRNC; encoded by the coding sequence ATGGACAAGGATCGCATCGACACGTTGGCAAAAAGCGACGGTGAATTCGCTGCTCACCGGTTGGAGATGTGGGCGGAGCTCATTCCGGAAAAGACCTTTTTCTTCTATGGGGAAGAAGACGAGCACATATCATTTAAGGAATTCAACGAGCTCACGAACAGTATTGCGCACAATCTGATCTCCATGGGGCTTGGCAAAGGCGACAGGGTATTGGTCTTTCTAAAGAATCCGGTTGCAACGACGTTGGCCATGTTCGGGATCTGGAAGGCTGGAGCGGTATTCATCCCTGTGAACACCAGTTACATGGGACCCTTGCTGGCCTATCAAATCAACGATACCAACCCCAAGATGATCATAACCGAGAAAAACCTGGTTCCGCTTGTCAACGACATACAACATCAAGTTGGGAATTTCCCGGTAGCTGTCTATGCGCCCAAAGAAAGCCACCACGACTACAATCCTCAGGTCTCCGGAATTGGGCTTCACGACAAGTTCAGCGAAATGTCATTCGATGCGCTCCTGACAGGACAAACCTCGAATTTGAAGACTGACCTCACCTTTCAAGATACTGCCAACATCGTCTACACGTCCGGAACCACGGGGCCCGCAAAAGGGGTTGTTCAGTCACACCGTTACGTGAATCTGTACACCGCCTTCTGGAGAAATTTCACCAATCAGAAAGACGTCATTTACTCCGATCTCCCTTTGTATCATATCGGGGGAGCCTTCCAGAATGTGGTCAGGGCGGCATGGGTAGGATGTACAGTCGCTGTATGGGATAAGTTCAGCCCAAGCGACTTCTGGAACAGGATTAGAGTCTCCGGGTCGACTACAGCTATTTTGCTGGACGTTATGATTCCCTGGTTGGTGAAAGCCAAGGAGACTCCGGACGATCGTCGGAATACCCTGAACAAGGTGTACATGCAGCCGATGCCCATAAACCATCATGAGATCGCCCGAAGGTTCGGATTTGACTTTGTCATCACGGGATACGGACAGACAGAAGCAGGGAATGGATTTGCCGGCATCTTCGAGGAGTTACGCGAAGGCGAAGGCACCCCTCCCGAACTCTACAAAGGGTATTCGCACAAAGAAATGCGGGAGCTATCCGAGAAAATCGAAGCGGCCATCGTTCCGGGAGAAATAGAGCTCAAGAAAGGTTTCATGGGAAGGCCTCCATTCTTTCTGCAAGCGACTGTTCTCAACGACGACGATCAAGAGTGCCTCCCCGGACAGGCAGGTCAAATATGTTTCCGCTCTCATTTGCCCAATACCATTTTCGACGAATATTTCGGCAAACCCCAAGCCACGGCAGAAGTATTCAGCAACCAGTGGTTCCATTCGGGAGACGCCGGCTTCAAGGATGAAGAAGGATTCTTCTACTTTCTCGACCGGCAAAGCGGCTGTATCAGGCGCAGAGGCGAGAACATTTCTTCCTATCATATAGAGGACATCATCAACGGCCATCCCTCCGTGAACTGTTGCGCGGCATTCCCCATCCCCGCAGCAGAAGGGGCGGAAGATGACATCGTGGTATTCGTCGTCGTACAGCCTGGGGAAGAACTTGACGAAGGTCAGCTCAGACAATGGATAGAAGGGAAAATGCCCAAGTTCATGCAGCCTCAACACATAAGGTTCGTAAGTGACTTGCCGCGAACCCCCACCAACAAATTGAAGAAATACGAGCTCAAGGAGATCATCTTAAAGCAATTGCAGAGAAACTGTTGA
- a CDS encoding sigma-54-dependent Fis family transcriptional regulator has translation MKNLLRPETRRALPWEKVKQIWKDLHERPDLRKGLRPEIYDSWERSYHYNVQRGMRETTNLIPEREFAFAKENSKYLMETAVPVMERLSEFVRGTGFVVLLSDANCVSLKTIGDEASLEWSRRANVVERTVWREEKVGTNAGHLCMLLVKPISIYSYEHFCLFAILGAASFAPIVDKGRVIGSIGMVAPYERVSHHTLGMVVAAADHIQSILALNRVSKYHQVITDSMSDGVMVVDLDGTITYMNEKCSKILRVGSTDVIGANIHSIFGTKPENQFFVNTVTQGRTLIDDLLVLYHGKNQIRCHITCTPLHGTNPTDMGTVVIFRESERMNSIVGKWIGRSTKMTFDDIIGNNPKFQHCVNIAKTTCQSDSSILLLGESGTGKDVIAQAMHNESPRKNNPFLAINCAALPRELIASELFGYEEGAFTGAKKGGNVGKFELANQGTLFLDEIGDVPLDLQVALLRVLEEKSVIRMGGNKLVPVNVRIIAATNRNLEEEIARNRFRRDLYYRLGVIRLIIPPLRERADDIPLLVHHFLGLICKRFGKPLKKVSLQAMEALMNYEWPGNIRELQNVLESAIQLAPDDEIDYEFFKQNLGFETPLPVTAESNTSEDSSSEELRILRETLLRNRYNKSATAKELGVSRQCIYRRLQKYNLL, from the coding sequence GTGAAAAATCTTCTGAGACCGGAGACAAGGCGCGCCTTGCCCTGGGAAAAGGTTAAGCAAATCTGGAAAGATCTCCACGAAAGGCCGGATTTGCGTAAGGGCTTGCGCCCGGAAATCTATGATTCCTGGGAACGGAGTTACCATTACAACGTGCAGCGCGGTATGCGGGAAACTACGAATTTGATCCCGGAGCGAGAGTTCGCATTCGCAAAAGAAAATTCTAAATACCTCATGGAAACCGCTGTTCCAGTTATGGAACGCTTGTCGGAATTCGTAAGAGGAACCGGATTCGTGGTTCTCTTAAGTGATGCCAACTGCGTCAGCCTCAAGACCATAGGAGATGAAGCCTCCCTGGAATGGTCCAGGCGGGCTAATGTCGTCGAACGCACCGTATGGAGGGAGGAAAAAGTCGGAACCAATGCAGGCCACCTGTGTATGTTACTGGTTAAGCCCATTTCCATATACTCTTATGAGCATTTCTGTTTGTTTGCCATACTTGGAGCAGCGTCATTCGCTCCAATAGTAGATAAAGGACGTGTTATCGGAAGCATCGGTATGGTTGCCCCTTATGAGAGAGTAAGCCACCATACCCTCGGTATGGTGGTGGCTGCAGCAGACCACATTCAGTCGATCCTGGCGCTCAATCGTGTCTCCAAGTACCATCAGGTGATCACCGATTCTATGTCGGATGGTGTTATGGTGGTCGATTTGGACGGAACTATTACCTATATGAACGAGAAGTGTTCCAAGATCTTGCGCGTGGGCTCAACTGATGTGATAGGAGCCAACATCCACAGCATATTCGGGACCAAACCTGAGAACCAGTTTTTTGTCAACACCGTGACCCAGGGCCGAACATTGATCGATGATCTGTTGGTTCTCTATCATGGGAAGAATCAAATCCGCTGCCACATTACTTGCACACCTCTGCATGGGACCAATCCGACGGACATGGGAACGGTGGTCATCTTCCGGGAAAGTGAGCGGATGAACAGCATCGTAGGCAAATGGATCGGCCGAAGCACCAAGATGACCTTTGACGACATTATCGGCAATAACCCTAAATTTCAACACTGCGTAAATATCGCGAAGACCACCTGCCAATCCGATTCCAGCATATTGCTGTTGGGTGAAAGCGGAACCGGCAAAGATGTCATCGCTCAGGCCATGCACAATGAAAGTCCCCGAAAAAACAATCCCTTCCTGGCCATTAACTGTGCAGCTCTGCCCCGAGAACTTATTGCCAGTGAGCTTTTTGGATACGAGGAGGGTGCTTTCACAGGGGCAAAGAAGGGCGGAAATGTTGGAAAATTCGAATTGGCCAACCAGGGCACACTTTTCCTCGATGAAATAGGGGATGTCCCCCTGGATTTACAAGTGGCCTTATTGAGGGTTCTCGAGGAAAAGAGCGTGATTCGCATGGGAGGCAACAAGCTTGTGCCGGTGAATGTCAGAATAATTGCCGCCACCAATCGAAATCTGGAAGAGGAAATAGCCCGCAATCGATTTCGCAGAGACTTGTACTACAGATTGGGAGTGATCAGGCTGATTATTCCGCCTTTACGCGAAAGGGCTGACGATATCCCGCTCCTGGTACATCACTTCCTGGGGCTCATATGCAAAAGATTCGGCAAGCCTTTGAAAAAGGTCAGCCTCCAGGCAATGGAAGCTTTGATGAACTATGAGTGGCCCGGCAATATCAGGGAACTCCAAAACGTGCTTGAGAGCGCTATTCAATTGGCTCCGGACGATGAAATCGATTACGAATTTTTCAAGCAGAACCTGGGTTTTGAGACCCCGCTTCCTGTTACGGCTGAGAGTAACACTTCGGAAGACTCTTCCTCTGAAGAACTGCGTATATTGAGGGAAACCCTTTTGAGGAACCGCTATAACAAGAGCGCCACCGCAAAGGAGTTGGGCGTATCTCGGCAATGTATTTATCGAAGGTTGCAGAAATATAACTTGCTGTAG
- a CDS encoding AAA family ATPase, with protein MKNFMCSNQAKVTGFEVPVIDHSPWRTTVSLSSLSLFNFTAFSRLKMDFSPGLNVIIGENATGKSHLLKLAYVVAYVLHESRRTSDEAVGHLLAGSSKSWFQRRIAEKLVGVFRPDSLGRLCRRGIGRSRTEIFADFGPPGDLNFSFASNSQKDVVLLRSPANAPHDAPIFFPPKEVMSFYPGFASLYEQREIHIDETYYDLCKLLSVPLLRGKYASEIADIVKPLTEIMGGFVRVDSGRFYLHLRGQGKMEISLIAEGLRKVAALAYLAANGSLTNKGILFWDEPEANLNPKIITSLAKTLTELANKGVQVILATHSLFVMKELSLLVERSKKQIPARFFSLRLEEGGIALEEGELLEDLQTIVALDEVLSQDDREQSSILEEMQ; from the coding sequence ATGAAAAACTTCATGTGCTCTAATCAAGCAAAAGTTACCGGGTTTGAAGTCCCAGTAATTGATCACTCGCCTTGGAGGACTACTGTGTCCCTGAGTTCATTGAGTCTCTTCAATTTCACTGCATTTTCCCGACTGAAGATGGATTTCTCTCCCGGACTGAACGTGATAATTGGCGAGAACGCTACGGGAAAAAGTCATCTTTTGAAATTGGCGTATGTTGTCGCATACGTCCTACATGAGTCTAGAAGGACCAGTGATGAAGCAGTAGGGCACTTGCTGGCAGGGTCGAGTAAATCTTGGTTCCAACGCCGTATTGCCGAAAAATTAGTAGGAGTATTCAGACCTGATTCTTTAGGTCGTTTGTGCCGCCGGGGTATAGGTCGTTCTCGGACTGAGATCTTCGCTGATTTTGGGCCGCCTGGAGATTTGAATTTCTCTTTTGCTTCGAACAGCCAGAAGGACGTAGTTCTTCTAAGGTCACCAGCTAATGCTCCGCACGATGCTCCAATATTTTTTCCTCCTAAAGAGGTTATGTCCTTTTATCCAGGTTTCGCTAGTCTTTATGAGCAACGTGAAATACATATAGATGAAACCTATTATGATCTTTGTAAATTGTTGAGTGTACCTTTGTTGAGAGGCAAGTACGCTAGTGAAATAGCTGACATTGTGAAACCTTTGACAGAGATAATGGGTGGATTCGTCAGAGTAGACTCCGGACGGTTTTATTTGCATCTTCGTGGTCAAGGGAAAATGGAGATTTCTCTGATTGCTGAAGGATTAAGAAAAGTCGCTGCATTGGCATATCTTGCAGCGAATGGCTCATTAACCAACAAAGGCATCCTTTTTTGGGATGAACCCGAAGCTAATTTGAATCCGAAAATAATCACCAGTCTAGCAAAAACGCTTACCGAATTAGCCAACAAAGGCGTTCAAGTAATACTGGCGACACATAGTCTGTTTGTCATGAAGGAATTGTCATTATTGGTGGAGCGTTCCAAGAAACAAATTCCTGCTCGCTTTTTCAGCTTGCGCTTAGAGGAAGGTGGTATAGCACTGGAAGAAGGCGAACTTCTCGAAGATCTTCAAACCATAGTTGCATTGGACGAAGTCTTGAGCCAGGATGATAGAGAACAATCCTCCATTCTGGAGGAAATGCAATGA
- a CDS encoding acyl-CoA dehydrogenase gives MRKFVSERNLRFLLYEVLDTESLTQYEYFQEHNRETFDMVLETALKMGRDMLLPHLEEMDRIPPAMVNGQVKVHPIVKTYMRECGEGGWIAANAPFELGGQQLPTIVTNSCLFIFSAANYSASVYPMLTTGAAHLIEAFGNPELIETFVPKMFAGQWQGTMALTEPQAGSSLAEITTQAEPTDAGYYRIRGQKIFISASDHDGVENIVHLMLARIQGAPPGVRGISLFVVPKLRPDGQGGLTPNDVNVAGLYHKLGYRGAPIAQLSMGENDDCRGYLVGEPHKGLSYMFQMMNEARIGVGVGAAGIASAAYYAALQYTRERQQGRKLTETDPAKPAVLIIEHPDVKRMLLFQRSVVDGGLSLLLQCSKYADLARVTQGEEREKYALLLDVLVPVAKTYPSEMGILAVSQALQCLGGYGYCDEFPVEQFFRDARIHPIHEGTTGIHGLDLLGRKVVMKNGAGFRLFVAEVQKATQAAMGYPNLRNYAERLEAALNSLQEVTSVLAQMGQQRDTEVFLADATLYLELFGIISVGWQWLLQAMAATIKLEGPLPEQDVQFYEGKIFTSKYFFHYELPKTEGLVKRLLEADGLTVRMNDSLFWD, from the coding sequence ATGAGGAAATTTGTCAGTGAGCGAAATCTCAGGTTCCTCCTATACGAGGTCCTGGACACTGAATCGCTCACGCAATATGAGTATTTCCAGGAGCACAACAGGGAGACGTTCGACATGGTCTTGGAGACCGCCCTGAAAATGGGACGAGACATGCTCCTGCCACATCTAGAAGAAATGGATCGGATTCCACCTGCGATGGTGAATGGACAAGTCAAAGTTCACCCCATTGTGAAAACATATATGAGGGAGTGCGGTGAAGGAGGCTGGATTGCGGCCAATGCGCCATTCGAACTGGGAGGACAACAACTTCCCACGATAGTAACCAATTCCTGTCTCTTTATTTTTAGTGCAGCCAATTACTCCGCGAGCGTCTACCCGATGCTCACCACGGGAGCAGCGCATCTCATAGAAGCCTTCGGCAACCCCGAACTCATTGAGACATTTGTGCCCAAAATGTTTGCCGGCCAGTGGCAAGGAACAATGGCGCTGACCGAACCGCAGGCAGGCAGTTCATTGGCTGAGATCACCACTCAGGCGGAACCTACGGACGCGGGATATTACAGGATTCGCGGGCAAAAGATCTTCATATCGGCCAGCGATCACGATGGAGTGGAGAATATTGTTCATTTGATGCTTGCCAGAATACAGGGCGCCCCTCCCGGCGTTAGGGGCATTTCGCTCTTCGTGGTTCCCAAGCTGCGACCGGACGGACAAGGAGGTTTGACACCCAACGACGTCAACGTGGCGGGTCTCTATCACAAACTGGGTTATCGGGGAGCCCCGATTGCGCAGCTCAGCATGGGAGAAAACGACGACTGCCGAGGATATTTGGTGGGCGAGCCTCACAAAGGCCTCTCTTACATGTTCCAGATGATGAACGAGGCCCGCATCGGGGTTGGAGTGGGGGCAGCAGGAATCGCCTCTGCCGCGTACTATGCCGCGCTTCAATACACCCGTGAGAGACAGCAGGGACGAAAGCTTACGGAAACAGACCCTGCTAAACCGGCCGTCCTTATCATCGAACACCCTGACGTCAAGCGCATGCTGCTTTTCCAGCGTTCAGTGGTCGACGGCGGCCTTTCGCTCCTCCTTCAGTGCTCGAAGTATGCGGACCTGGCCAGGGTCACACAAGGAGAGGAGCGGGAGAAGTATGCTCTATTGCTCGACGTTCTCGTTCCGGTGGCCAAGACCTACCCATCTGAAATGGGGATTTTGGCAGTGAGTCAAGCGCTTCAGTGCCTGGGAGGGTATGGGTACTGCGATGAGTTCCCTGTGGAGCAATTCTTCCGAGATGCTCGCATCCATCCCATACATGAGGGCACCACCGGAATCCACGGACTTGACTTGCTCGGCAGGAAAGTGGTCATGAAAAACGGAGCGGGTTTTCGTCTGTTCGTTGCAGAAGTGCAAAAAGCAACGCAAGCGGCTATGGGATATCCGAACCTCCGCAACTACGCTGAAAGACTGGAAGCTGCCTTGAATAGTCTCCAGGAGGTCACGTCGGTTCTGGCGCAGATGGGTCAGCAGAGAGATACTGAAGTTTTTCTTGCTGACGCCACCCTGTATCTGGAGCTATTCGGGATCATCAGTGTGGGCTGGCAATGGCTCTTACAGGCGATGGCAGCAACGATCAAACTGGAAGGTCCTCTCCCGGAGCAGGATGTGCAGTTCTACGAGGGCAAGATCTTCACGTCCAAGTACTTCTTCCACTACGAACTGCCGAAAACAGAAGGCCTCGTGAAACGCCTTCTCGAAGCAGACGGCTTGACCGTAAGGATGAACGATTCACTGTTTTGGGACTGA
- a CDS encoding ABC transporter substrate-binding protein — MRGRMWWGFALSVLSLLVLLSVGIAAAAETIKIGVIAPFKTPSGESLLNGAKMAVDEINASGGIMGKKVELITANTEYKPQVGATAYKKLVIEDKCQVVFGTCSSGVAKSVMDQMGRYKVLFISTGAASEALADQYKSDKEKYKYWFRVMHQSGDLIDALQQFMWELPIQKMGAKKMAIMAENALWTRDMVKAAEEFFKQKGVETVYSEFFDGETKDFTPVFTKIMNAKADYIYEISAHVDGALYIKQWYDLKGPMIGGVSGTGASDRYWKDSGGKAVGETLVAMGSFRVPLTPKSVEFFDKYKQLFNEAPGYTSGYTYDALYIYKNAVEKAKTSDSAKLVPVLEKTDQVGVVGRWVFDDLHNAKYGPGYRELPMVQWREDGSRQVVWPANVATGEYMLPPWMKK, encoded by the coding sequence ATGAGAGGAAGGATGTGGTGGGGCTTTGCGCTCTCGGTATTGAGCTTGCTGGTATTGCTGTCTGTCGGCATCGCCGCGGCTGCGGAGACGATCAAGATCGGGGTTATTGCACCGTTCAAGACCCCCTCCGGGGAAAGTCTTCTGAATGGAGCCAAGATGGCCGTCGATGAAATCAATGCCAGTGGCGGCATCATGGGGAAGAAAGTTGAGTTGATCACTGCCAATACGGAGTACAAGCCGCAGGTCGGCGCCACGGCCTACAAGAAGCTGGTGATCGAGGACAAATGCCAGGTGGTGTTCGGAACGTGTTCATCCGGAGTGGCAAAATCAGTCATGGACCAGATGGGGCGCTACAAGGTTTTGTTCATCTCTACCGGGGCGGCTTCCGAAGCCCTGGCCGATCAGTACAAGTCAGATAAGGAGAAATACAAGTACTGGTTCAGAGTCATGCATCAGTCGGGAGACTTGATAGACGCTCTCCAACAATTCATGTGGGAACTGCCTATCCAGAAGATGGGGGCCAAGAAGATGGCAATTATGGCTGAAAATGCCCTCTGGACTCGAGACATGGTCAAAGCTGCCGAGGAGTTCTTTAAGCAAAAGGGTGTCGAAACCGTTTACTCTGAATTCTTCGATGGTGAGACAAAGGATTTCACCCCTGTCTTCACCAAGATCATGAATGCCAAAGCGGACTACATCTATGAGATCTCGGCCCATGTGGATGGTGCGCTGTACATAAAGCAGTGGTACGACCTTAAGGGTCCCATGATCGGGGGTGTCTCAGGCACCGGTGCATCGGACCGCTACTGGAAAGACAGCGGAGGAAAGGCTGTTGGAGAGACACTGGTGGCAATGGGCTCCTTTAGAGTCCCGCTGACCCCAAAATCTGTCGAATTTTTTGACAAATATAAGCAGCTCTTCAATGAGGCACCCGGTTATACTTCCGGTTATACCTACGACGCTCTGTACATATACAAGAATGCCGTGGAGAAGGCCAAGACTAGCGACTCGGCCAAGCTTGTCCCCGTATTGGAAAAAACCGATCAGGTCGGCGTCGTGGGAAGATGGGTCTTCGATGACCTTCACAACGCCAAGTACGGCCCCGGGTACCGAGAACTGCCCATGGTACAGTGGAGGGAAGACGGCAGCCGTCAAGTAGTGTGGCCTGCCAACGTGGCCACTGGGGAATACATGTTGCCGCCATGGATGAAGAAGTAA
- a CDS encoding ABC transporter ATP-binding protein translates to MAWLEIRDLKAFYHGTEVLHGLDLRVDEGDFVAVIGSNGAGKTTLLRSISRLIAVQGSILFGGQDMVRSRPRDCVRQGIVHCPEGRLLFPEMTVLQNLMMGAFLRRDTDGVRQDLERVYDYLPTLANRKNQWAATLSGGEQQMVAIGRAIMGHPRLLTLDEPSFGLAPLVVNAIFEVIKRLNAEGVTILLVEQNASLALEFSRFAYVLEEGRIVDEGLSIGLSTKKSILQAYLGMD, encoded by the coding sequence TTGGCCTGGCTTGAAATACGAGATCTCAAGGCCTTCTATCATGGTACCGAGGTTCTCCATGGACTCGATCTCCGTGTGGACGAGGGTGACTTCGTCGCAGTGATAGGCAGCAATGGAGCTGGAAAAACCACACTACTTCGCTCCATTTCAAGGCTGATCGCCGTTCAGGGGAGCATCCTTTTCGGCGGACAGGACATGGTCCGTTCAAGACCGAGAGATTGCGTCAGACAGGGGATCGTTCACTGCCCCGAAGGTAGGCTGCTGTTCCCGGAGATGACCGTGCTCCAGAATCTGATGATGGGAGCGTTTCTCAGACGCGACACGGATGGGGTCAGACAAGACCTGGAAAGAGTCTACGACTATCTTCCTACTCTGGCCAACAGGAAGAACCAGTGGGCTGCAACCCTTTCCGGAGGCGAACAGCAAATGGTTGCTATCGGCAGGGCGATCATGGGGCATCCCCGGCTGTTGACCCTGGACGAACCTTCATTCGGGCTGGCACCGCTCGTGGTAAATGCCATCTTCGAGGTCATCAAACGCCTGAATGCCGAAGGAGTAACTATCCTGCTGGTTGAGCAAAATGCATCGTTGGCACTTGAGTTCAGTAGATTTGCTTACGTCCTCGAAGAAGGCCGAATCGTGGATGAAGGCCTGAGCATCGGGCTTTCCACCAAGAAATCCATTCTCCAGGCTTATCTTGGCATGGATTAA